A window of Dorea formicigenerans contains these coding sequences:
- a CDS encoding sensor histidine kinase — MAVAIFTVFLVGFILGGSTVYLVENHFRTKEMNKIYKLTESLINGNDLDDSDIGKETLYSKTANQLIRLQEMLEGRRKEAEKSQYEIQKLISEIAHQLRTPLANIKNYTELLQESLDETQEVLNTEYMKDLRTSEEQLCFLVESFIKTARLEQGIIQVHMQKENLVETILNALGQIQKKAEDKGIFFQVELPEKIICEHDKNWMCEAFYNVFDNAVKYSKSNSTIDITMKQTEMFYKIQIRDYGIGIKDGEENKIFQRFYRGEQARGQEGCGIGLYLSREIVLLQKGMIKAKQMNPGFLIEVNLPI; from the coding sequence ATGGCTGTAGCAATTTTCACAGTATTTTTAGTAGGTTTCATACTCGGAGGAAGCACTGTATATTTAGTTGAAAATCATTTTAGAACAAAGGAAATGAACAAAATATATAAACTGACCGAATCTTTAATAAATGGCAATGACTTAGATGATTCTGATATAGGGAAGGAAACGCTTTATTCTAAAACAGCCAATCAGTTAATCCGTTTACAGGAAATGTTAGAAGGAAGAAGAAAAGAGGCCGAAAAAAGTCAATATGAGATACAAAAATTGATTTCTGAGATTGCGCATCAACTAAGGACACCGCTGGCGAATATAAAAAATTATACAGAATTACTGCAAGAGTCATTGGATGAAACGCAAGAAGTATTGAATACAGAATACATGAAAGACTTGCGAACGAGTGAAGAACAATTATGTTTTTTAGTGGAAAGCTTTATAAAAACTGCTCGATTAGAGCAAGGAATCATACAAGTTCACATGCAAAAAGAAAATCTTGTCGAAACAATTCTAAATGCATTAGGGCAAATACAAAAAAAGGCAGAAGATAAAGGTATCTTTTTTCAAGTAGAATTGCCGGAGAAAATCATTTGCGAACATGATAAAAACTGGATGTGTGAGGCATTTTATAATGTGTTTGATAATGCAGTCAAATATAGCAAAAGCAACAGTACGATCGATATCACAATGAAACAAACGGAAATGTTTTATAAAATTCAGATAAGAGATTATGGAATCGGGATAAAAGACGGAGAAGAAAACAAAATTTTTCAAAGATTTTATCGAGGTGAACAGGCAAGAGGTCAGGAAGGATGCGGAATTGGTTTATATCTTTCCAGAGAGATTGTTTTATTACAAAAAGGGATGATCAAAGCAAAACAAATGAATCCAGGGTTCCTTATAGAGGTGAATCTTCCGATATAG
- a CDS encoding response regulator transcription factor, translating to MVIGIIEDDNWLRKALDTSLQNQGYTTILAASRKEAIKNIDSFVDLLIVDIGLPDGDGINLYQELQKNGRIPAIFLTAKDDEKDMLKAFDIGADDYVVKPFSIKVLLKRMEVVLKRKSNENVFMCGQVILYSDRKQVFVGKTEISLTLKEYQLLEYFIMNQNQVLTKEMIMENIWGIDSEFIDPNTISVMISRLKKKLNDSSNVISNVFGMGYRMGD from the coding sequence ATGGTAATAGGAATTATAGAAGATGACAATTGGTTGAGAAAAGCCTTAGATACATCATTGCAAAATCAAGGTTATACAACGATTCTTGCTGCTTCAAGAAAAGAAGCAATTAAAAATATAGATAGTTTTGTAGATTTGTTGATTGTAGATATTGGATTACCGGATGGAGATGGAATAAATCTATATCAGGAACTTCAAAAAAATGGAAGAATCCCGGCAATTTTTTTAACTGCAAAAGATGATGAAAAAGATATGTTAAAAGCGTTTGATATAGGAGCAGATGATTATGTGGTCAAACCATTTTCAATAAAGGTATTGTTAAAACGTATGGAAGTTGTTTTGAAGAGAAAATCAAATGAAAATGTTTTTATGTGCGGGCAGGTTATCTTGTATTCGGATAGAAAACAGGTTTTTGTAGGAAAAACAGAAATATCGTTAACACTCAAAGAGTATCAGCTTTTGGAATATTTTATTATGAACCAGAATCAGGTTCTTACAAAAGAGATGATAATGGAAAATATATGGGGAATCGATAGTGAATTTATTGATCCTAACACAATTAGCGTTATGATCAGCAGATTGAAAAAGAAATTAAATGATTCATCGAATGTTATCAGTAATGTATTTGGAATGGGATATAGAATGGGAGATTAG
- a CDS encoding thiamine diphosphokinase: MSKKIVIVSGGELEESFVLSELETLDSQFIIGVDKGMEFLYHHKILPSYIVGDFDSVDQKIGDYYRNETKVPIREFNPVKDASDTEIAIRLAMTLGASEIYILGATGGRIDHLWANVQTLTIPFKAGVDTVILDSQNKIRLIGGDTVIRREDAYGPYFSIFPLGQEIYNLSIKGAKYPLHDHKLTPYDSLCVSNQFEEDEVKITFGSGIVILMETRDKK, encoded by the coding sequence ATGAGTAAGAAAATTGTGATTGTAAGTGGTGGAGAGTTAGAGGAATCATTTGTATTATCAGAACTTGAAACACTGGACAGTCAGTTTATTATTGGTGTTGATAAGGGAATGGAATTTCTTTATCATCATAAGATACTTCCAAGTTATATTGTTGGAGATTTTGACAGTGTAGACCAGAAAATCGGAGACTATTACCGCAATGAGACGAAAGTTCCGATCCGCGAATTTAATCCGGTAAAAGATGCATCAGATACAGAAATCGCAATTCGCCTGGCAATGACACTTGGAGCCAGTGAAATCTATATCCTTGGAGCGACCGGTGGAAGAATCGACCATCTGTGGGCAAATGTACAGACACTCACAATTCCATTTAAAGCGGGAGTTGATACGGTCATTCTGGATTCCCAGAATAAGATTCGCCTGATTGGCGGCGACACAGTGATCCGTCGCGAGGATGCATATGGACCGTATTTTTCAATATTCCCATTAGGACAGGAGATTTACAACTTGAGCATCAAAGGTGCAAAATATCCGCTTCATGATCATAAGCTCACACCTTATGACAGTCTGTGTGTCAGCAACCAGTTCGAAGAAGATGAAGTAAAGATTACATTTGGTTCCGGGATTGTAATTCTGATGGAAACCCGGGATAAAAAGTAA
- the rpe gene encoding ribulose-phosphate 3-epimerase, with protein MDYILAPSILSADFKVLGEQMKLTEDNGAKYLHFDVMDGMFVPSISFGMPVLKSIHNATDQVMDAHLMVQEPIRYVEAFKEAGADIVTIHLEACEDVNATIAKIRECGMKVGLSICPETPVSKVENLLKDIDMLLIMSVHPGFGGQKFIPESLDKIREARKMITDQGLSVDIQVDGGIYQTNVKEVLDAGANIIVAGSAVFKGDPAENTKAMMEILKTYE; from the coding sequence ATGGATTACATTTTAGCGCCGTCAATATTGTCGGCAGATTTTAAAGTTCTTGGAGAGCAGATGAAACTTACAGAGGATAATGGTGCAAAATATCTGCATTTTGATGTTATGGACGGAATGTTCGTGCCAAGCATTTCCTTTGGAATGCCGGTATTAAAATCTATCCACAATGCAACAGACCAGGTTATGGATGCGCATCTTATGGTGCAGGAACCAATTCGTTACGTGGAGGCTTTTAAAGAAGCAGGAGCCGATATCGTGACGATTCATCTGGAAGCTTGTGAAGATGTGAACGCTACAATTGCGAAGATTCGTGAGTGTGGAATGAAAGTAGGACTTTCTATCTGCCCGGAAACACCGGTTTCAAAAGTAGAGAATCTGTTAAAAGACATTGATATGTTACTGATCATGAGTGTACATCCGGGATTTGGAGGACAGAAGTTTATTCCGGAATCTCTGGATAAGATTCGTGAGGCGAGAAAAATGATCACAGATCAGGGACTTTCCGTAGATATCCAGGTCGATGGAGGAATCTACCAGACTAATGTCAAAGAAGTACTGGATGCAGGAGCGAATATTATTGTAGCCGGTTCAGCAGTATTTAAGGGAGACCCGGCAGAAAATACAAAAGCGATGATGGAGATTTTGAAGACTTATGAGTAA
- the rsgA gene encoding ribosome small subunit-dependent GTPase A, translating to MQGKIVKGIAGFYYVHVVESGVYECKAKGIFRKDKKKPLVGDDVEIEVLSEVEKTGSIINIFERKNELIRPAVANIDQALVVFAAAKPSPHFNLLDRFLVMMQTKEIPVILCFNKEDIASEEKLSELAEIYEKCGCQLIFVSAKEEKNMETLRRMLEGKTTAIAGPSGVGKSSIINLLNPKANMETGSISRKIERGKHTTRHSELFMIGEDSYIMDTPGFSSLYVNDFEKEELKYYFPEFELYEGQCRFNGCDHIHEPGCAVKEAVEKGKIHAVRYEDYKELYEELKNKRRY from the coding sequence ATGCAGGGAAAGATAGTAAAAGGAATTGCCGGATTCTACTACGTTCATGTAGTAGAATCCGGTGTTTATGAATGTAAAGCGAAAGGAATCTTTCGCAAGGATAAGAAAAAACCACTGGTAGGCGATGACGTAGAAATCGAAGTTTTAAGTGAAGTGGAAAAGACTGGAAGTATTATAAACATTTTTGAGAGAAAGAATGAATTGATCCGACCAGCAGTTGCTAATATTGACCAGGCACTGGTCGTATTTGCAGCGGCAAAGCCAAGCCCGCATTTTAACCTGCTTGACAGATTTCTTGTTATGATGCAGACGAAAGAGATACCGGTGATTTTGTGCTTTAATAAAGAGGATATTGCTTCTGAAGAAAAATTATCGGAACTGGCGGAAATCTATGAAAAATGTGGGTGCCAGCTTATATTTGTCAGTGCAAAAGAAGAAAAGAATATGGAAACTTTGCGCAGGATGCTGGAAGGTAAGACTACAGCAATTGCTGGTCCTTCCGGGGTCGGAAAGTCGTCAATTATCAATCTTTTAAATCCAAAGGCCAATATGGAAACCGGCAGTATCAGTAGGAAGATTGAACGAGGAAAGCATACGACAAGACATTCAGAATTATTTATGATTGGTGAAGATTCTTATATTATGGATACGCCTGGATTCAGTTCATTATATGTGAATGATTTTGAAAAAGAAGAGCTGAAATATTATTTTCCGGAGTTTGAGCTATATGAAGGTCAGTGCAGATTTAATGGGTGTGATCATATTCATGAACCAGGTTGTGCTGTGAAAGAAGCCGTCGAAAAAGGAAAGATTCATGCTGTCAGGTATGAAGATTATAAAGAGTTATATGAGGAATTGAAAAATAAGAGGAGGTACTAG
- the pknB gene encoding Stk1 family PASTA domain-containing Ser/Thr kinase, protein MVKDGIVLGKRYEVLSKIGAGGMADVYKGKDTMLNRYVAIKVLKKEYREDENFVRKFHSEAQAAAGLLNPNIVNVYDVGEDRGLYYMVMELVEGITLKEYIEKKGKLSHKEVISIAIQMCNGIGAAHAAGIVHRDIKPQNVMISRDGKVKVTDFGIAKAVTSNTISSNAMGSVHYTSPEQARGGYSDAKSDIYSIGITLYEMVTGRVPFDGESTVEVAMKHLQQEITPPSEYAPDIPYSLEQIILKCTQKNSERRYASTADLTRDLKRSMMDPDGDFVEIPPLRNADTVIITDDELDDIRSSYDDYDDDYGDDDDYGADDYDDDYGDDRYDDDDEEYDDDDYDGRKGAEEVNPHMNKVMKILMIVVALIIAFILIFAVGKAAGIFKSIGSGTTTEDSSDKDTVKVPVIVGMTEEEATKALKDKKLGIKVDSREDSEKYEEGTVSEQKTKAGTKVKKHSTVHVVVSSALIGKEIIVPDVSGMSEDEAQEKLTDAGFKPTSEFQYDDNVAEGNVISTTPAANSKAAKDTQVKMIVSKGAQKKTVPDVRGKSEADARSEIQAAGLTVGSTSTQHDDSVAKGNVISQSVTPGKKVSAGTAVNLVLSSGSDKVSIQNFAGKDEEELLSWASQNGLNASKQKDEYSSNYEEGTIISMSPASGSVSKGSTITYVLSRGPKPSDNTNTGGNTDNGNSGSGSDSGQQ, encoded by the coding sequence ATGGTAAAAGATGGTATTGTATTAGGAAAGAGATACGAGGTACTGAGCAAAATTGGTGCCGGTGGTATGGCAGATGTCTATAAGGGAAAAGACACAATGCTGAACCGTTATGTCGCGATCAAAGTATTGAAAAAAGAATATCGCGAAGACGAGAATTTTGTCCGTAAATTCCATTCAGAAGCGCAGGCAGCCGCAGGACTTCTGAATCCGAATATCGTAAATGTGTATGATGTCGGAGAGGACCGGGGACTTTATTATATGGTGATGGAACTGGTAGAGGGCATCACTTTAAAAGAATATATTGAAAAGAAGGGAAAGCTTTCCCATAAAGAAGTCATTAGCATTGCAATTCAGATGTGCAATGGTATCGGGGCAGCACATGCGGCAGGTATCGTACACCGTGATATTAAACCTCAGAATGTTATGATATCCAGAGATGGTAAGGTCAAAGTGACTGATTTTGGGATTGCCAAGGCTGTTACTTCTAATACGATCAGTTCCAATGCAATGGGATCTGTTCATTATACATCTCCGGAACAGGCAAGAGGCGGCTATAGTGATGCGAAGAGTGACATTTATTCAATTGGTATCACACTATACGAGATGGTAACCGGAAGAGTACCATTCGACGGAGAGTCAACAGTGGAAGTTGCTATGAAGCATTTGCAGCAGGAAATCACACCTCCGTCAGAGTATGCACCGGATATTCCGTACAGTCTGGAGCAGATTATTTTAAAATGTACCCAGAAGAACAGTGAGAGACGTTATGCAAGTACAGCAGATCTGACAAGAGATCTGAAGAGATCTATGATGGATCCGGACGGAGATTTTGTTGAAATTCCGCCACTTCGTAATGCAGATACAGTGATTATCACAGATGATGAACTGGATGATATCAGAAGTTCTTATGACGACTATGATGATGATTACGGAGATGACGATGATTATGGCGCCGATGACTATGACGATGATTATGGTGATGACCGTTATGATGATGACGACGAAGAGTACGATGATGACGATTATGATGGCAGAAAAGGCGCAGAAGAAGTTAATCCACATATGAACAAGGTCATGAAGATTCTAATGATCGTAGTGGCACTGATCATTGCATTTATTTTGATTTTTGCAGTCGGAAAAGCAGCAGGAATTTTTAAATCTATTGGATCCGGAACAACAACAGAAGATTCATCAGACAAAGATACAGTAAAAGTACCTGTTATTGTCGGAATGACAGAAGAAGAAGCAACAAAAGCACTGAAAGATAAGAAGCTTGGAATTAAAGTTGACTCCAGAGAAGATTCTGAGAAGTATGAGGAAGGAACAGTCAGTGAGCAGAAGACAAAAGCCGGAACAAAGGTAAAGAAACATTCAACCGTTCATGTAGTTGTAAGTTCCGCATTAATTGGAAAAGAGATTATTGTGCCGGATGTATCTGGCATGAGTGAGGATGAAGCTCAGGAAAAATTGACAGATGCAGGATTTAAACCTACTTCGGAATTTCAGTATGATGATAATGTAGCTGAAGGTAATGTAATCAGTACAACACCTGCAGCAAATTCCAAGGCAGCAAAAGACACGCAGGTTAAGATGATTGTAAGTAAGGGAGCTCAGAAGAAGACAGTACCGGATGTGCGTGGAAAATCTGAAGCAGATGCCAGAAGTGAGATTCAGGCAGCAGGACTTACTGTAGGATCTACCAGCACCCAGCATGATGACAGTGTAGCAAAGGGAAATGTTATTTCTCAGAGCGTGACACCTGGTAAAAAAGTATCAGCCGGAACAGCCGTCAATCTGGTACTTAGCAGTGGCAGCGATAAGGTAAGTATCCAGAACTTTGCAGGAAAAGATGAGGAAGAACTTCTGTCATGGGCATCTCAGAACGGTTTGAATGCAAGTAAGCAGAAAGATGAATACAGCAGTAACTATGAAGAGGGAACAATCATTTCTATGAGCCCGGCTTCAGGAAGTGTATCGAAAGGCAGCACGATCACTTATGTATTAAGCCGTGGACCGAAACCGTCTGATAACACGAATACTGGTGGAAATACGGACAATGGCAACAGCGGCAGTGGAAGTGACAGCGGTCAGCAATAG
- a CDS encoding Stp1/IreP family PP2C-type Ser/Thr phosphatase: MKIYAKTDVGRKREMNQDYVYVTDKPVGPFPNLLVVADGMGGHKAGDFASKYTVKVVHEELEKTELDKPEEILKSIVSVANHKLIQAAQSDVKLEGMGTTLVIATVIGNTLYFSNVGDSRLYLIGDKIKQLSKDHSLVEEMVRLGGIKAEEAKNHPDKNIITRAMGVKEEVEADIYEYRLKKGDMILMCTDGLSNMVEDEDMFDIVKGARDIVEAVQMLIEKANSNGGRDNIGVVLAEPLADEVSAW; encoded by the coding sequence ATGAAGATATATGCGAAGACTGATGTGGGTCGAAAACGTGAGATGAATCAGGATTATGTCTATGTGACAGATAAGCCGGTAGGTCCTTTCCCAAATCTGCTTGTAGTAGCAGACGGAATGGGAGGACATAAAGCGGGTGATTTTGCGTCAAAATATACCGTGAAGGTTGTCCATGAAGAACTGGAAAAGACAGAACTTGATAAACCGGAAGAAATCTTGAAGAGTATTGTGTCTGTAGCAAATCATAAGCTGATACAGGCAGCACAGTCTGATGTGAAGTTAGAAGGTATGGGAACGACACTCGTAATAGCTACTGTAATAGGGAATACTTTATATTTTTCGAATGTCGGAGATAGTCGTCTTTATCTGATTGGTGATAAGATAAAACAGTTGTCCAAGGATCATTCTCTTGTTGAAGAGATGGTTCGTCTGGGAGGTATAAAAGCAGAAGAAGCTAAGAATCATCCGGATAAGAATATTATTACAAGAGCCATGGGGGTCAAGGAAGAAGTAGAGGCTGATATTTACGAATATCGGCTGAAAAAGGGGGATATGATCCTGATGTGTACCGATGGTCTCAGTAATATGGTTGAAGATGAGGATATGTTTGATATTGTAAAGGGAGCGAGAGACATCGTCGAGGCAGTACAGATGTTGATCGAAAAAGCAAACAGCAATGGCGGGAGAGATAACATAGGGGTTGTTTTAGCTGAGCCGCTTGCAGATGAGGTGAGTGCATGGTAA
- the rlmN gene encoding 23S rRNA (adenine(2503)-C(2))-methyltransferase RlmN gives MEKKDIVSYNYDELQDEIKSIGEKPFRAKQIYAWLHEKLAEEFDEMTNLSKALREKLDQAYEIRKVKVVAHQISKVDPTEKFLFELEDGNRIESVLMKYNYGNSVCISSQVGCRMGCRFCASTLDGLERNLTTSEMLRQIYQIQKMTGERVSNVVVMGTGEPLDNYDNFVKFIHMLSDEHGLNISQRSITASTCGIVPNIHRLAGEGLQITLALSLHGSSQEKRKKLMPIANKYELSEVLEACDDYYKQTGRRVTFEYSLVADVNDGPDDVKELTGILKHRNCHLNLIPVNPIKERNFKKPDSKKAMEFQNKLEKNGINVTIRRERGSDIDGACGQLRRRYGAVKEERPDEDICED, from the coding sequence ATGGAGAAAAAAGACATCGTATCTTATAACTATGATGAATTACAAGATGAGATAAAGAGCATCGGAGAAAAACCGTTCCGTGCAAAACAAATTTATGCATGGCTTCATGAAAAACTGGCAGAAGAATTCGATGAGATGACAAACTTGTCGAAAGCACTTCGGGAAAAACTTGATCAGGCGTATGAAATCCGTAAAGTGAAAGTGGTCGCCCATCAGATCTCCAAGGTGGATCCGACAGAAAAATTTTTGTTTGAGCTGGAGGACGGGAACCGTATCGAAAGCGTTCTTATGAAATATAACTATGGCAATTCGGTATGCATTTCCTCACAGGTCGGATGCAGGATGGGGTGCAGATTCTGTGCGTCTACATTGGATGGGCTTGAGAGAAATCTGACAACTTCTGAGATGTTAAGACAGATTTATCAGATCCAGAAGATGACAGGCGAAAGAGTATCCAATGTTGTTGTTATGGGAACAGGAGAGCCTTTGGATAATTACGATAACTTTGTAAAATTTATACATATGCTTAGTGATGAACATGGGTTGAATATCAGCCAGAGAAGTATTACCGCCTCCACTTGTGGAATTGTACCCAATATTCACAGACTGGCAGGGGAAGGACTTCAGATTACTCTTGCATTGTCGCTACATGGTTCCAGTCAGGAAAAGCGTAAAAAACTGATGCCGATCGCGAATAAATACGAACTTTCAGAAGTACTGGAAGCCTGTGATGATTATTACAAGCAGACCGGGCGGAGAGTGACCTTTGAATATAGTCTGGTGGCAGACGTGAATGATGGACCGGACGATGTAAAAGAACTGACCGGGATATTGAAACATCGTAACTGTCATCTGAATTTGATTCCGGTAAATCCAATTAAGGAGAGGAATTTCAAAAAGCCAGATAGCAAAAAAGCTATGGAATTTCAAAATAAACTTGAAAAAAACGGAATAAATGTTACTATTAGAAGGGAAAGAGGCTCTGATATTGACGGAGCCTGTGGACAGCTCAGAAGACGATATGGTGCTGTAAAAGAGGAGAGACCAGATGAAGATATATGCGAAGACTGA
- the rsmB gene encoding 16S rRNA (cytosine(967)-C(5))-methyltransferase RsmB → MATQVNVREIILETLLLITRDGEYSHIALKNVLDKYQYLEKRERAFITRVVEGTLERQIEIDYIINQFSKVKVNKQKPVIRTILRSSVYQLKYMDHVPDSAVCNEAVKLAGKKGFVNLKGFVNGVLRNISRNLDMLSYPDPSNEIACLSVRYSLPMWMVEKWISVYGKETVEKMGKAFLEERPVTVRRNTAVVSKEEFEKELEKDGVVYRRHPVLPYAYELTNYDYLAGLLAFQKGYFYIQDISSMQVAEWAEPKEGDYVIDVCAAPGGKAIHLAEKLSGTGYVEARDLTEYKVALIEENIERSGLDNIEAVCQDATINNEASYEKADILIADLPCSGLGILGKKPDLKSKMTVEMAKGLADLQRQILTVVHNYVKPGGKLLYSTCTINREENEDNTAWFVENFPEFEKIREKQMLPGSDMGDGFYIAEFRKQ, encoded by the coding sequence ATGGCAACGCAGGTAAATGTAAGGGAAATCATACTGGAGACGCTGCTCTTAATTACAAGAGACGGGGAGTACAGTCATATAGCCCTGAAAAATGTTCTTGATAAATATCAGTATTTGGAAAAACGAGAGCGTGCATTCATCACGAGAGTGGTGGAGGGCACGCTTGAGCGTCAGATAGAGATTGATTATATCATCAATCAATTTTCAAAAGTAAAAGTGAACAAACAGAAACCAGTGATCCGCACAATTTTAAGAAGTTCGGTCTACCAGTTAAAATATATGGATCACGTACCGGACAGTGCGGTGTGTAATGAAGCGGTAAAACTTGCAGGAAAAAAAGGATTTGTGAATCTAAAAGGATTTGTAAATGGAGTCCTTCGTAATATCAGCAGAAATTTGGACATGCTTTCATATCCGGATCCTTCCAATGAGATTGCCTGTCTTTCCGTGAGATATTCTCTGCCAATGTGGATGGTAGAAAAGTGGATCTCGGTATATGGAAAAGAGACAGTAGAGAAGATGGGAAAAGCATTTCTTGAAGAGCGCCCAGTGACAGTCAGACGTAATACAGCTGTTGTTTCAAAGGAAGAATTTGAAAAAGAACTGGAAAAAGATGGTGTGGTCTATCGCAGACACCCGGTACTTCCTTATGCATATGAATTGACCAATTATGATTATCTGGCAGGACTTCTGGCATTTCAGAAAGGATATTTCTATATCCAGGATATCAGTTCCATGCAGGTGGCCGAATGGGCAGAACCGAAAGAAGGAGATTATGTGATCGATGTCTGTGCAGCACCGGGAGGAAAAGCAATTCACCTTGCGGAAAAGTTGTCTGGAACCGGGTATGTGGAAGCAAGAGATCTGACAGAATACAAGGTTGCGTTGATTGAAGAGAATATTGAAAGAAGCGGACTTGATAACATAGAGGCTGTATGCCAGGATGCGACGATCAATAATGAGGCGTCTTATGAAAAAGCAGATATTCTAATTGCAGATCTTCCGTGTTCAGGACTTGGAATTCTTGGTAAAAAACCAGACTTGAAGAGTAAGATGACAGTAGAGATGGCGAAAGGACTTGCAGACTTACAGAGACAGATTTTGACAGTTGTCCATAATTATGTAAAACCAGGAGGAAAACTTCTGTACAGCACTTGTACAATTAATCGGGAAGAAAATGAGGATAACACGGCATGGTTTGTGGAAAACTTTCCGGAATTTGAAAAAATCCGGGAAAAACAGATGCTGCCGGGAAGCGATATGGGGGATGGATTCTATATTGCTGAATTTAGAAAACAATAG
- a CDS encoding zinc metallopeptidase codes for MYYPMYFDPTYVLVLIGVVICMIASAKMNSTFNKYSRVRSHSGMTGREAAETILRRAGIYDVRVERISGNLTDHYDPRGKVLRLSDATYGQTSVAAVGVAAHECGHAIQHQVGYAPLQIRGALVPAANFGSTIAWPLILLGLFFNSQMSQVLLNLGILAFSLAVLFQIITLPVEFNASRRAIKILGESNLLYPDELSGTKKVLTAAALTYVAGAASAILQLLRILILTGGRRDD; via the coding sequence ATGTATTATCCAATGTATTTTGATCCGACCTATGTACTTGTTCTGATCGGTGTAGTCATCTGCATGATTGCATCTGCGAAGATGAATTCAACATTTAATAAATATTCCAGAGTGAGAAGTCATTCTGGTATGACAGGAAGAGAGGCTGCGGAGACAATCCTGAGGAGAGCTGGTATCTATGATGTCCGGGTTGAGAGGATATCCGGTAATCTGACAGACCATTATGACCCGAGAGGAAAAGTACTCCGGCTTTCTGATGCGACTTATGGACAGACATCGGTGGCAGCTGTCGGAGTAGCAGCACATGAGTGCGGACACGCAATCCAGCATCAGGTGGGATATGCACCGCTACAGATTCGTGGTGCACTTGTTCCGGCTGCCAATTTTGGAAGTACCATTGCGTGGCCGCTGATTCTTCTGGGATTGTTCTTTAATTCCCAGATGTCCCAAGTGTTACTGAATCTTGGTATTCTGGCATTTTCACTGGCAGTGTTATTTCAGATCATAACACTTCCGGTAGAATTCAATGCTTCCAGAAGAGCGATAAAGATTCTGGGTGAGAGCAATCTATTATATCCGGATGAACTTTCCGGAACCAAAAAGGTACTGACGGCAGCAGCACTTACTTATGTTGCAGGTGCAGCTTCTGCAATCCTTCAGCTTTTGCGAATCCTGATTCTGACAGGTGGCAGAAGAGACGACTAG
- the fmt gene encoding methionyl-tRNA formyltransferase: MKVIFMGTPDFSVGTLEALAEAGHEVVLAVTQPDKPKGRGGKMQYTPVKEAALARDIPVYQPKKIREPECIEELKKYNADIMVVIAFGQILPKEILQMTPYGCINVHASLLPKYRGAAPIQWAVIDGEKFSGVTTMQMNEGLDTGDMILKTEIPLDPKETGGSLHDKLAEAGAKLCVETLKCLEDKTATWEPQGESTTAYAKMLDKNLGNINWNDPAVQIERLIRGLNPWPSAYTHWNDKVIKLWQADVVEDNTDQEAGTIVKVEKDSFYVQTGEGLLKIEELQLQGKKRMDAGAFLRGNHLEYGEILKKC; encoded by the coding sequence ATGAAAGTCATATTTATGGGGACACCGGATTTCTCTGTTGGCACATTAGAGGCGCTTGCAGAAGCCGGGCATGAGGTTGTTCTTGCAGTGACACAGCCGGATAAACCGAAAGGGCGTGGCGGCAAGATGCAGTATACGCCGGTCAAGGAAGCAGCTCTTGCCCGGGACATTCCGGTTTATCAGCCAAAAAAGATCCGGGAGCCGGAATGTATTGAAGAATTGAAAAAATATAACGCAGATATTATGGTTGTTATTGCGTTTGGGCAGATTCTTCCAAAGGAAATTCTACAGATGACACCTTATGGCTGCATTAATGTCCATGCATCTTTACTTCCAAAGTATCGAGGAGCTGCACCGATTCAGTGGGCAGTCATTGATGGTGAGAAGTTTTCCGGTGTGACAACGATGCAGATGAACGAAGGCCTGGATACAGGAGATATGATCTTAAAGACAGAAATCCCGCTAGATCCAAAGGAGACTGGTGGAAGCCTGCACGATAAACTGGCAGAGGCAGGAGCAAAGCTTTGTGTAGAGACTTTGAAATGTCTGGAAGATAAGACAGCTACATGGGAGCCGCAGGGAGAGAGCACGACTGCATATGCAAAGATGCTGGATAAGAATCTTGGTAATATTAACTGGAATGATCCGGCTGTTCAGATTGAGCGCCTGATCCGAGGTTTAAACCCATGGCCAAGTGCTTACACACACTGGAATGATAAAGTGATCAAGCTGTGGCAGGCAGATGTCGTGGAAGACAATACAGACCAGGAAGCCGGAACGATTGTAAAAGTGGAAAAAGACAGTTTTTATGTCCAGACTGGTGAAGGACTTCTGAAGATTGAGGAACTCCAGCTTCAAGGCAAAAAACGTATGGATGCAGGCGCATTTCTTAGAGGAAATCACCTGGAATATGGAGAAATTCTAAAAAAATGTTAA